In the genome of Streptomyces globosus, one region contains:
- a CDS encoding phage holin family protein: MRRGRWRTAGGAAVRVLTVWAVSTLTMLVLAGILPDFRLQSGDGASITQAGLAAAWGAGAFGLLSALVWPLLVRALLLVPALVLGLLVFFLNGSLLLMALSLVPSGQGRAAPETAVVVAAAMSAVASATSTALAVRDDEAYRRRLYRLAARRRRQRRAAAPGREPPPGLVFLQLDGVGYEVLREAAGNGTMPTAASWLETGHRVMPWRTDWSSQTGASQLGILHGTTFDVPAFRWYEKDTGEVMVCNRPTSAAELQRRAVARTGDAGLLAVDGASRGNLFSGGADQLALVLSVSARRGRANRSRAGYFAYFSDPANAVRTALSFTAEVGREIGQSVRARLRGDRPRVSRGGLYPLIRAFATVVERDVVVAAVIGDMLAGRAAVYADLVAYDEVAHHSGPRGRDTDRVLARLDRSLALVARVAEHAPRAYRIVLLSDHGQSPGETFLGRYGLTVKDLVRAGCGLPVSRRAGGTPSGAEARAAVLAALHRPVEEGEEAHPRPGRTDPVVLASGNLAVISFPDVPGRATREWIERAHPALLPTLANHPGIGFLLVDGHVLGPGGACAPLSDPAAAQELLAAYGPGAAAAVARTDAFPHVPDIMVNSAYDPATGQVHAFEEQIGSHGGLGGEQGHAFLMWPADLPGPEPGLVGAEAVHRVLRGWLREADGPQVPVGPGGRAEAEPAMPPKDPRPRPAPGGMFPSAGVPVQDESR; encoded by the coding sequence GTGCGGCGAGGACGGTGGCGGACGGCGGGCGGCGCCGCGGTGCGCGTGCTCACCGTGTGGGCGGTCTCCACCCTGACGATGCTCGTCCTGGCCGGGATCCTGCCGGACTTCCGGCTGCAGTCCGGCGACGGCGCCAGCATCACACAGGCCGGCCTCGCCGCGGCCTGGGGCGCGGGCGCCTTCGGCCTCCTGAGCGCCCTCGTGTGGCCCCTGCTCGTACGGGCCCTGCTGCTCGTACCGGCCCTCGTCCTCGGCCTGCTCGTTTTCTTCCTCAACGGCTCCCTGCTGCTGATGGCGCTCAGCCTGGTCCCCTCCGGGCAGGGCCGGGCCGCCCCCGAGACCGCCGTCGTCGTCGCGGCCGCCATGTCCGCCGTCGCCTCCGCCACCTCCACCGCCCTCGCGGTCCGCGACGACGAGGCCTACCGCAGGCGCCTGTACCGGCTCGCCGCCCGGCGCCGCCGGCAGCGCCGGGCGGCCGCGCCCGGCCGCGAGCCGCCGCCGGGCCTGGTCTTCCTCCAGCTCGACGGGGTCGGGTACGAGGTGCTGCGCGAGGCCGCCGGGAACGGCACCATGCCGACGGCCGCGTCCTGGCTGGAGACCGGCCACCGCGTCATGCCCTGGCGCACCGACTGGTCCAGCCAGACCGGCGCCAGCCAGCTCGGCATCCTGCACGGCACCACCTTCGACGTGCCGGCATTCCGCTGGTACGAGAAGGACACCGGCGAGGTGATGGTCTGCAACCGGCCCACCAGCGCCGCGGAGCTCCAGCGCCGGGCCGTCGCCCGCACCGGCGACGCCGGCCTGCTCGCCGTCGACGGGGCCAGCCGGGGCAACCTGTTCAGCGGCGGCGCCGACCAACTCGCGCTGGTGCTCTCGGTGTCGGCCCGCCGCGGCCGCGCCAACCGCTCCCGCGCCGGCTACTTCGCGTACTTCTCCGACCCGGCCAACGCCGTCCGCACCGCGCTGTCCTTCACCGCCGAAGTCGGGCGGGAGATCGGCCAGTCGGTGCGGGCCAGGCTGCGCGGCGACCGGCCGCGGGTGTCCCGGGGCGGCCTGTACCCGCTGATCCGGGCGTTCGCGACCGTCGTCGAGCGGGACGTCGTCGTGGCCGCCGTCATCGGCGACATGCTCGCCGGCCGGGCCGCCGTCTACGCCGACCTCGTCGCCTACGACGAGGTCGCCCACCACTCGGGCCCGCGCGGCCGCGACACCGACCGGGTCCTGGCCCGGCTCGACCGCAGCCTGGCCCTCGTCGCGCGCGTCGCCGAGCACGCCCCGCGCGCCTACCGGATCGTGCTGCTGTCCGACCACGGGCAGAGCCCGGGGGAGACCTTCCTCGGCCGTTACGGCCTCACCGTGAAGGATCTGGTCCGGGCCGGCTGCGGACTGCCCGTCTCCCGCCGGGCGGGCGGCACCCCGAGCGGCGCCGAGGCCCGCGCCGCCGTCCTCGCGGCCCTGCACCGGCCCGTCGAGGAGGGCGAGGAGGCCCACCCGCGGCCCGGCCGCACCGACCCCGTCGTCCTGGCCTCCGGGAACCTTGCGGTGATCTCCTTCCCGGACGTGCCCGGCCGGGCCACCCGGGAGTGGATCGAGCGCGCCCACCCCGCCCTGCTGCCGACCCTCGCCAACCACCCCGGCATCGGCTTCCTGCTGGTCGACGGCCACGTCCTGGGCCCCGGGGGCGCCTGCGCCCCCTTGTCCGACCCTGCCGCGGCGCAGGAGCTGCTCGCCGCGTACGGGCCGGGCGCGGCCGCGGCGGTCGCCCGTACCGACGCCTTCCCGCACGTCCCCGACATCATGGTCAACTCGGCGTACGACCCGGCCACCGGGCAGGTCCACGCCTTCGAGGAGCAGATCGGCTCGCACGGCGGCCTGGGCGGGGAGCAGGGGCACGCCTTCCTGATGTGGCCGGCCGACCTGCCCGGACCGGAGCCGGGCCTGGTCGGCGCCGAGGCCGTGCACCGCGTCCTGCGGGGCTGGCTGCGCGAGGCGGACGGGCCGCAGGTCCCGGTCGGGCCGGGCGGGCGGGCGGAAGCGGAGCCGGCAATGCCGCCGAAGGATCCGCGGCCGCGGCCCGCACCCGGCGGAATGTTTCCTTCCGCAGGGGTGCCCGTACAGGACGAAAGCCGTTGA